In Nerophis ophidion isolate RoL-2023_Sa linkage group LG02, RoL_Noph_v1.0, whole genome shotgun sequence, one DNA window encodes the following:
- the draxina gene encoding draxin isoform X1, producing MRAPSLSVVLVVLLAAAALSHAAEPGAPRSKRRHSSGSQGGSQQRPLKAARGYGKDHPGDGGHAAQASLGKARPGSRFQDDGMGLEGLSPVRVEAGPGRAGMKKRPRENHLMATRKGRGHGQNSDLRRLAGRRGQGFLLDPKLSDVLHEPPPSPLSSHPALRADHLGDAAPSSPHVGAFGSGSSMVATVMNDHPPTLPPASTKSQKSGGAKGRGEVMPTLDMALFDWTDYEDMRPADAWPSSRKKDKRRSKNLSSGNATVDADVIEPCDHHLDCLPGSCCDLRQHECKAHNRGLNNKCYDDCMCEEGFRCYAKFHRKRRVTRRRGRCVVPESVSSDQGGFITI from the exons ATGAGGGCGCCCTCCTTGAGCGTGGTCCTGGTGGTGCTGCTGGCCGCCGCGGCACTGTCGCACGCCGCCGAGCCCGGAGCGCCCCGCAGCAAGAGGAGACACAGCTCAGGAAGCCAAGGAGGCTCCCAACAGCGCCCCCTGAAGGCAGCACGAGGCTACGGCAAGGACCACCCGGGTGATGGCGGTCATGCAGCTCAGGCGTCACTGGGCAAAGCCAGGCCCGGTTCTCGCTTCCAGGACGACGGGATGGGCTTGGAGGGTCTAAGTCCGGTGCGGGTGGAGGCGGGTCCTGGCAGAGCTGGAATGAAGAAGCGGCCCAGGGAGAACCACCTTATGGCGACACGCAAGGGGAGGGGCCACGGGCAGAACTCTGACCTCAGGAGACTAGCGGGGCGGCGTGGACAAG GTTTTCTTCTGGACCCCAAACTGAGCGATGTGCTCCACGAGCCGCCTCCCTCCCCCCTCTCCTCCCACCCCGCCCTCCGCGCGGACCATCTCGGCGACGCCGCCCCCTCGTCGCCCCACGTCGGCGCCTTCGGCTCCGGCTCCTCCATGGTTGCCACGGTGATGAACGATCATCCCCCAACGCTGCCCCCGGCCTCCACCAAGTCCCAG AAGTCAGGAGGAGCAAAAGGGCGAGGCGAGGTGATGCCCACGCTGGACATGGCGCTCTTTGACTGGACCGACTACGAGGACATGAGACCTGCGGACGCCTGGCCGTCCTCCAGGAAGAAAG ACAAGAGGCGGAGCAAGAACCTCAGCAGCGGGAACGCCACGGTGGACGCTGACGTCATCGAGCCATGTGACCACCATCTGGACTGTCTTCCTG GTTCCTGCTGTGACCTGAGGCAGCACGAGTGCAAAGCTCACAACCGAGGGCTGAACAACAAATGTTACGACGACTGCATGTGTGAGGAAG GCTTCCGCTGTTACGCCAAATTCCACCGTAAGCGCCGCGTGACGAGGAGGCGGGGCCGCTGCGTGGTCCCCGAGTCTGTGAGCAGCGACCAAGGAGGCTTCATCACCATTTGa
- the draxina gene encoding draxin isoform X2, with protein sequence MRAPSLSVVLVVLLAAAALSHAAEPGAPRSKRRHSSGSQGGSQQRPLKAARGYGKDHPGDGGHAAQASLGKARPGSRFQDDGMGLEGLSPVRVEAGPGRAGMKKRPRENHLMATRKGRGHGQNSDLRRLAGRRGQGFLLDPKLSDVLHEPPPSPLSSHPALRADHLGDAAPSSPHVGAFGSGSSMVATVMNDHPPTLPPASTKSQSGGAKGRGEVMPTLDMALFDWTDYEDMRPADAWPSSRKKDKRRSKNLSSGNATVDADVIEPCDHHLDCLPGSCCDLRQHECKAHNRGLNNKCYDDCMCEEGFRCYAKFHRKRRVTRRRGRCVVPESVSSDQGGFITI encoded by the exons ATGAGGGCGCCCTCCTTGAGCGTGGTCCTGGTGGTGCTGCTGGCCGCCGCGGCACTGTCGCACGCCGCCGAGCCCGGAGCGCCCCGCAGCAAGAGGAGACACAGCTCAGGAAGCCAAGGAGGCTCCCAACAGCGCCCCCTGAAGGCAGCACGAGGCTACGGCAAGGACCACCCGGGTGATGGCGGTCATGCAGCTCAGGCGTCACTGGGCAAAGCCAGGCCCGGTTCTCGCTTCCAGGACGACGGGATGGGCTTGGAGGGTCTAAGTCCGGTGCGGGTGGAGGCGGGTCCTGGCAGAGCTGGAATGAAGAAGCGGCCCAGGGAGAACCACCTTATGGCGACACGCAAGGGGAGGGGCCACGGGCAGAACTCTGACCTCAGGAGACTAGCGGGGCGGCGTGGACAAG GTTTTCTTCTGGACCCCAAACTGAGCGATGTGCTCCACGAGCCGCCTCCCTCCCCCCTCTCCTCCCACCCCGCCCTCCGCGCGGACCATCTCGGCGACGCCGCCCCCTCGTCGCCCCACGTCGGCGCCTTCGGCTCCGGCTCCTCCATGGTTGCCACGGTGATGAACGATCATCCCCCAACGCTGCCCCCGGCCTCCACCAAGTCCCAG TCAGGAGGAGCAAAAGGGCGAGGCGAGGTGATGCCCACGCTGGACATGGCGCTCTTTGACTGGACCGACTACGAGGACATGAGACCTGCGGACGCCTGGCCGTCCTCCAGGAAGAAAG ACAAGAGGCGGAGCAAGAACCTCAGCAGCGGGAACGCCACGGTGGACGCTGACGTCATCGAGCCATGTGACCACCATCTGGACTGTCTTCCTG GTTCCTGCTGTGACCTGAGGCAGCACGAGTGCAAAGCTCACAACCGAGGGCTGAACAACAAATGTTACGACGACTGCATGTGTGAGGAAG GCTTCCGCTGTTACGCCAAATTCCACCGTAAGCGCCGCGTGACGAGGAGGCGGGGCCGCTGCGTGGTCCCCGAGTCTGTGAGCAGCGACCAAGGAGGCTTCATCACCATTTGa
- the draxina gene encoding draxin isoform X3, with product MRAPSLSVVLVVLLAAAALSHAAEPGAPRSKRRHSSGSQGGSQQRPLKAARGYGKDHPGDGGHAAQASLGKARPGSRFQDDGMGLEGLSPVRVEAGPGRAGMKKRPRENHLMATRKGRGHGQNSDLRRLAGRRGQGFLLDPKLSDVLHEPPPSPLSSHPALRADHLGDAAPSSPHVGAFGSGSSMVATVMNDHPPTLPPASTKSQKSGGAKGRGEVMPTLDMALFDWTDYEDMRPADAWPSSRKKDKRRSKNLSSGNATVDADVIEPCDHHLDCLPGSCCDLRQHECKAHNRGLNNKCYDDCMCEEGFKKTPWVLSHRLQNQTLLVLSRRLPLLRQIPP from the exons ATGAGGGCGCCCTCCTTGAGCGTGGTCCTGGTGGTGCTGCTGGCCGCCGCGGCACTGTCGCACGCCGCCGAGCCCGGAGCGCCCCGCAGCAAGAGGAGACACAGCTCAGGAAGCCAAGGAGGCTCCCAACAGCGCCCCCTGAAGGCAGCACGAGGCTACGGCAAGGACCACCCGGGTGATGGCGGTCATGCAGCTCAGGCGTCACTGGGCAAAGCCAGGCCCGGTTCTCGCTTCCAGGACGACGGGATGGGCTTGGAGGGTCTAAGTCCGGTGCGGGTGGAGGCGGGTCCTGGCAGAGCTGGAATGAAGAAGCGGCCCAGGGAGAACCACCTTATGGCGACACGCAAGGGGAGGGGCCACGGGCAGAACTCTGACCTCAGGAGACTAGCGGGGCGGCGTGGACAAG GTTTTCTTCTGGACCCCAAACTGAGCGATGTGCTCCACGAGCCGCCTCCCTCCCCCCTCTCCTCCCACCCCGCCCTCCGCGCGGACCATCTCGGCGACGCCGCCCCCTCGTCGCCCCACGTCGGCGCCTTCGGCTCCGGCTCCTCCATGGTTGCCACGGTGATGAACGATCATCCCCCAACGCTGCCCCCGGCCTCCACCAAGTCCCAG AAGTCAGGAGGAGCAAAAGGGCGAGGCGAGGTGATGCCCACGCTGGACATGGCGCTCTTTGACTGGACCGACTACGAGGACATGAGACCTGCGGACGCCTGGCCGTCCTCCAGGAAGAAAG ACAAGAGGCGGAGCAAGAACCTCAGCAGCGGGAACGCCACGGTGGACGCTGACGTCATCGAGCCATGTGACCACCATCTGGACTGTCTTCCTG GTTCCTGCTGTGACCTGAGGCAGCACGAGTGCAAAGCTCACAACCGAGGGCTGAACAACAAATGTTACGACGACTGCATGTGTGAGGAAG GCTTCAAAAAGACACCCTGGGTCTTGTCTCACAGGCTTCAAAACCAGACTCTCTTGGTCTTGTCTCGCAGGCTTCCGCTGTTACGCCAAATTCCACCGTAA